The following coding sequences lie in one Spirochaetaceae bacterium genomic window:
- the murA gene encoding UDP-N-acetylglucosamine 1-carboxyvinyltransferase, with the protein MRTHTDSIDSFATDTGAGIRRTVRDAIVPAPDPLTAGAERAYRVSGGKPLHGELAVAGAKNAAPKMIIAALLAPQPSVLENVPRIGEVQLTLRICAALGVRWRWLDASTLEVDPSTVNGWRIPADVSPEHRSCMLFIAALLHRTGRAQIAAIGGDAIGARPIDFHLHALRLLGVDIERDGVITRFRGDVLRGADIRLAYPSVGATEQVLVAAAGAMGRTMLRNAAIEPEIGNLVGLLRAMGARIEHAGGRTWVIDGVASLHGARHRIIGDRLEAASYAAAAVATGGDLFVRGAEPAHLRSFLAVLRSVGGTCDADAAGIRFRAPRRLRPVTVETAPHPGFMTDWQPPLVVLLTQADGVSIIHETVYERRLGYADALGEMGAAVDLSTECLGSAACRFRGRGCYHSAVISGPTPLVAGELEVPDLRAGFAYLLAALVADGESTLTQVGNIERGYQSVLAKIRTLGGQIEERMLEPATAQPATA; encoded by the coding sequence GTGCGTACTCACACCGATTCCATTGACTCGTTCGCTACCGATACGGGCGCCGGCATCCGCCGCACCGTCCGGGACGCCATCGTCCCGGCGCCCGATCCGCTGACCGCCGGCGCCGAACGCGCCTACCGGGTCAGCGGGGGCAAGCCGCTGCACGGCGAGCTGGCGGTCGCCGGAGCCAAGAACGCGGCGCCGAAGATGATCATCGCCGCGCTGCTGGCGCCGCAGCCGAGTGTGCTTGAGAACGTGCCGCGCATCGGCGAAGTGCAACTGACCCTGCGCATCTGCGCCGCTCTCGGGGTGCGCTGGCGGTGGCTCGACGCGTCCACGCTGGAAGTCGACCCCTCCACCGTCAACGGCTGGCGCATACCGGCCGACGTGAGTCCCGAACACCGCTCCTGCATGCTGTTCATCGCGGCGCTGCTGCACCGGACCGGTCGCGCGCAGATCGCCGCCATCGGGGGCGACGCCATCGGTGCCCGTCCCATCGACTTTCACCTGCACGCGCTGCGTCTCCTGGGCGTCGACATCGAGCGCGACGGGGTCATTACCCGGTTTCGCGGAGACGTGCTGCGTGGTGCCGACATCCGGCTCGCCTACCCGAGTGTCGGCGCCACCGAGCAGGTTCTGGTCGCGGCCGCGGGGGCGATGGGGCGGACGATGCTGCGCAACGCCGCCATCGAGCCGGAGATCGGCAATCTGGTCGGCCTGCTGCGCGCCATGGGGGCGCGCATCGAGCACGCGGGCGGGCGCACCTGGGTAATCGACGGCGTGGCGTCCCTGCACGGGGCCCGGCACCGGATCATCGGCGATCGCCTGGAGGCGGCCTCCTACGCGGCGGCAGCGGTCGCCACCGGCGGCGACCTGTTCGTGCGCGGCGCCGAACCCGCCCACCTGCGCTCCTTCCTGGCCGTGCTGCGCAGCGTGGGTGGAACCTGCGACGCGGATGCCGCCGGCATCCGGTTCCGCGCCCCGCGCCGGCTCCGACCGGTAACGGTGGAAACGGCGCCGCACCCCGGATTCATGACCGACTGGCAGCCGCCCCTGGTGGTGCTGCTCACCCAGGCCGACGGCGTATCGATCATTCACGAGACCGTCTACGAGCGGCGGCTCGGGTATGCCGACGCGCTCGGCGAGATGGGCGCCGCGGTGGACCTGAGCACCGAGTGTCTGGGCAGCGCCGCGTGCCGGTTCCGCGGCCGGGGCTGCTACCATAGCGCGGTGATTTCCGGTCCCACCCCGCTGGTTGCGGGTGAGCTCGAGGTGCCCGACCTGCGCGCCGGGTTCGCCTACCTGCTTGCCGCCCTGGTGGCGGACGGGGAGAGCACGCTCACCCAGGTCGGCAACATCGAGCGTGGCTACCAGTCGGTGCTCGCCAAGATCCGCACGCTCGGCGGGCAGATCGAGGAACGGATGCTGGAACCGGCAACCGCGCAGCCAGCCACCGCTTAG
- a CDS encoding type B 50S ribosomal protein L31 gives MQQDIHPKYHFVVFKDTSSDFEFLSRSTQSSKERITWQDGKEYPLINIEISSASHPFYTGKQTLVDSAGRIEKFRRRYGLRGS, from the coding sequence ATGCAGCAGGATATTCATCCCAAGTACCACTTCGTGGTGTTCAAGGACACCTCTTCCGACTTCGAGTTCCTGAGCCGTTCCACCCAGTCGTCGAAGGAAAGGATCACTTGGCAGGACGGTAAGGAGTATCCACTGATCAATATCGAGATCTCCAGCGCATCGCACCCGTTCTATACCGGCAAGCAGACGCTGGTCGACAGCGCGGGCCGCATCGAGAAGTTTCGCCGCCGCTACGGTCTGCGCGGTTCCTGA
- a CDS encoding CoA transferase — translation MAAASPPLSGITVLDLTRVLAGPYCTMVLRDLGAEVIKVEPPQGDEARGFGPFLASGDGGGRGESAYFTSLNCGKRSVVLDLKEEPGSSALAGLIRRADVLVENFRPGTLAKLGFPADRLLALNPRLVYAAISGFGATGPAAQRPAYDMIIQALSGLMSITGTEPVAPAGAAPDPAGGAETPTAAASAMPPSGSVPHGQRVRVGTSIADIVSGLYAAVGIVAALAQRAHSGHGAVLDLGMLDATVSVLENAVARYQVTGAVPAPLGTRHPSITPFEAYATADQEIVVAAGNDRLFASLCAVVGRGDLPADRRFASNAARNEHVAALKDELESALRRRPGAHWLERLAAAGVPAAPVNTIADLFEDPQIAARGMLVPVAGLQRFLVPGSPLKFTGVAAEGRRPPAPRLGEHTAQVLAELASEPAAAAPEG, via the coding sequence ATGGCTGCTGCGTCGCCCCCGCTGAGCGGCATCACCGTGCTCGACCTGACCCGCGTCCTGGCCGGACCCTACTGCACCATGGTGCTGCGCGATCTCGGCGCCGAGGTGATCAAGGTGGAGCCTCCGCAGGGCGATGAAGCGCGCGGGTTCGGGCCCTTTCTCGCCAGTGGGGATGGCGGCGGACGCGGTGAGTCCGCCTACTTCACCAGCCTGAACTGCGGCAAGCGGTCCGTGGTGCTCGACCTCAAGGAGGAGCCGGGCAGCAGTGCGCTGGCCGGGCTGATCCGCCGCGCCGACGTGCTGGTCGAGAACTTCCGTCCCGGTACGCTGGCGAAGCTGGGGTTTCCCGCCGACCGTCTGCTGGCGCTCAACCCGCGCCTGGTGTACGCCGCCATCAGCGGCTTCGGCGCCACCGGTCCGGCCGCTCAGCGACCCGCCTACGACATGATCATTCAGGCGCTGTCCGGACTGATGTCGATCACCGGCACGGAGCCGGTAGCACCGGCCGGTGCCGCGCCGGACCCGGCCGGTGGCGCGGAGACGCCGACCGCGGCGGCCTCCGCAATGCCGCCCTCCGGATCGGTTCCGCACGGGCAGCGGGTGCGGGTCGGCACGTCGATCGCCGACATCGTCAGCGGGCTGTACGCCGCGGTCGGCATCGTGGCGGCGCTGGCGCAGCGCGCGCACTCGGGGCACGGCGCGGTGCTCGACCTGGGCATGCTCGACGCCACCGTCTCGGTGCTGGAGAACGCCGTGGCCCGTTACCAGGTCACCGGTGCGGTGCCGGCCCCCCTCGGTACCCGCCACCCCTCGATCACCCCGTTCGAGGCCTACGCCACGGCGGACCAGGAGATCGTGGTCGCAGCCGGCAACGACCGCCTGTTCGCCAGCCTGTGCGCGGTGGTCGGGCGCGGCGACCTGCCTGCCGACCGCCGTTTCGCCAGCAACGCGGCGCGCAACGAGCACGTGGCGGCGCTGAAGGATGAACTGGAGTCGGCCCTGCGCCGCCGCCCCGGTGCACACTGGCTCGAGCGGCTGGCCGCCGCCGGCGTGCCGGCCGCGCCGGTGAACACCATCGCCGACCTGTTCGAAGACCCTCAGATCGCCGCCCGCGGCATGCTGGTGCCGGTAGCCGGGCTGCAGCGCTTCCTGGTGCCCGGCTCGCCGCTCAAGTTCACCGGCGTCGCGGCGGAAGGCCGGCGCCCGCCGGCGCCCCGGCTCGGCGAGCACACCGCCCAGGTGCTGGCGGAACTCGCGTCGGAGCCCGCCGCCGCCGCTCCCGAAGGCTGA
- a CDS encoding CRTAC1 family protein, with translation MTVTFRPAGAKATPTAEPAARGVRATTVLLAALTVLAACASDPPPLVVSTLPPAAPPPYTVTPLAEPAACDGGFGAIDLEHRIEWLGGRITNFDTIGSGLAVGDLDNDGDLDLVLANLARPSTVYWNEGGMRFRAEPLATGAARAVNAIDFDGDGWLDLAFTHPGAPPSLWLSLGAAGPGAAAYDRYHRVARLGAGYIANAMGWGDLDGDGDLDLVTGSYNSELPDLGGGFALGGGVAYYENRDGSLHLTLLGKTAEALAVLLTDLNGDRLPDIIIGNDYDHPDQVFLRAPDAEHGWREAAPFRATATNTMSYDAGDIDNDGRDELFVADMKPYRRDPEVSYAWERITILPPPDDVQANENVLLLPEPDAGAGGAVAFDNAAPERGVDATGWTWSAKFGDLDSDGFLDLYAVNGMIDALVFGHLPDDELVEQNQALRNRGDGSFAPAPEWRLGSERSGRGMSMADLDGDGDLDVVVSNMREPSQVFENRVCGGANLLVDLRQPGTGNTHAIGAQVRLVGELGGAPLQLTREVRSQSGYFSGDTSRLHFGVPRGATLIRLEIRWPDGTRSLIPAPTAGTLIAAIHPAPR, from the coding sequence GTGACCGTCACGTTCCGCCCGGCCGGCGCGAAGGCAACCCCGACCGCCGAGCCGGCGGCCCGCGGCGTGCGCGCAACCACTGTCCTGCTGGCGGCGCTGACGGTGTTGGCAGCGTGCGCATCCGATCCGCCGCCGCTCGTCGTTTCCACGCTACCGCCGGCCGCGCCGCCGCCCTACACGGTCACCCCGCTGGCCGAGCCGGCGGCGTGCGACGGCGGCTTTGGCGCCATCGACCTGGAGCACCGCATCGAGTGGCTCGGCGGGCGCATCACCAATTTCGACACCATCGGCTCCGGCCTGGCCGTGGGCGACCTGGACAATGACGGCGACCTGGACCTGGTGCTGGCCAACCTGGCGCGCCCGAGCACGGTGTACTGGAACGAGGGCGGCATGCGATTCCGCGCCGAGCCGCTGGCCACCGGCGCCGCGCGGGCAGTCAACGCCATCGACTTCGACGGCGACGGCTGGCTCGACCTGGCCTTTACCCACCCGGGCGCGCCGCCGTCGCTGTGGCTCAGCCTGGGGGCGGCCGGCCCCGGCGCCGCCGCCTACGACCGGTACCACCGCGTGGCCCGCCTCGGCGCCGGCTACATCGCCAACGCCATGGGCTGGGGCGACCTGGACGGCGACGGCGACCTGGACCTGGTGACCGGCAGCTACAACAGCGAGCTGCCCGACCTGGGCGGCGGTTTCGCCCTCGGCGGCGGCGTGGCCTACTACGAAAACCGCGACGGCAGCCTGCACCTCACCCTGCTCGGCAAGACGGCCGAGGCGCTGGCAGTGCTGCTCACCGACCTGAACGGCGACCGGCTCCCCGACATCATCATCGGCAACGACTACGACCACCCGGACCAGGTGTTCCTGCGCGCGCCGGACGCCGAGCACGGCTGGCGGGAAGCGGCGCCGTTCCGCGCCACCGCCACCAACACCATGAGCTACGACGCCGGCGACATCGACAACGACGGCCGCGACGAACTGTTCGTGGCGGACATGAAGCCCTACCGGCGCGACCCGGAGGTGAGCTACGCGTGGGAGCGGATCACCATCCTGCCGCCGCCCGACGACGTGCAGGCCAACGAAAACGTGCTGCTGCTGCCGGAACCCGATGCCGGCGCCGGCGGGGCCGTGGCATTCGACAACGCGGCCCCGGAGCGCGGCGTGGACGCCACCGGCTGGACCTGGTCGGCCAAGTTCGGCGACCTGGACAGCGACGGCTTCCTGGACCTGTACGCGGTGAACGGCATGATCGACGCGTTGGTATTTGGACATCTGCCCGATGACGAGTTGGTGGAGCAGAACCAGGCGCTGCGCAACCGCGGCGACGGCAGCTTCGCCCCGGCGCCGGAGTGGCGGCTGGGCAGCGAGCGCAGCGGGCGCGGCATGAGCATGGCGGACCTGGACGGCGACGGCGACCTGGACGTGGTAGTGAGCAACATGCGCGAACCGTCGCAGGTGTTCGAGAACCGCGTCTGCGGCGGCGCCAACCTGCTGGTCGACCTGCGCCAGCCCGGCACCGGCAACACGCACGCCATCGGCGCCCAGGTGCGGCTGGTGGGCGAACTCGGCGGGGCGCCGCTGCAGTTGACCCGCGAAGTGCGGTCGCAGAGCGGCTACTTCTCCGGCGACACCAGCCGGCTTCACTTCGGAGTGCCGCGCGGCGCCACCCTCATCCGCCTGGAAATCCGCTGGCCGGACGGCACCCGCTCGCTCATTCCGGCGCCGACGGCCGGGACGCTGATCGCGGCCATCCATCCCGCCCCGCGGTAG
- a CDS encoding CRTAC1 family protein: MDTGSTFRPFVFFAPPALLALAAVLSLGGCASLADVLAGHAPVSVETVPLAAGQCSGTFVAADLPHEIEVDSPRVFNYDSLGAGLAAGDLDNDGDVDLVLANLDGPTALLWNETMPGGAPRFRRTDLTGAEDSKPTSAIVAVDTDGDGWLDLAVTHTNRPPALWRNTPADDGSGGAAGSGRRFVRDPDFGAGYFAHVMDWSDLDGDGDLDIVTATYDYLLAKEFDGFIPGGGVAYYENRNPGLLPALLVSGADALAVLVTDLDGDGVREIVIGNDYARPDYVFTRDPAAPMGWAQVEPFAATPTNTMSYDAGDVDNDGRFELFAADMKPYRDDAETHDAWGDLGTASPPDEVQVNANVLLAAGADGGYRDRAEAAGVDATGWSWSAKFGDLDGDGFLDLYVVNGVITVEVFGHLPGDELVEENQALRGAGDGTFVTVPEWGLDSTRSGRGMSMADLDGDGDLDIVVSNLRAASQVFENRLCEGGGHLLVDLRRPGTANTHALGAGVVLTTAAGVEIRREVRAQSGYLSGDTSRLHFGIPAGDAPAALAITWPDGERSVVRDLAPATRVTVTRR; encoded by the coding sequence TTGGATACTGGGTCAACCTTCCGTCCATTCGTCTTCTTCGCCCCGCCAGCGCTGCTGGCGCTCGCCGCGGTGCTGAGCCTCGGTGGGTGCGCCTCTCTGGCGGACGTGCTGGCGGGCCACGCCCCGGTGAGCGTGGAGACGGTCCCGCTCGCCGCCGGACAGTGCAGCGGCACGTTCGTCGCCGCCGACCTGCCGCACGAAATCGAGGTGGACTCGCCACGGGTGTTCAACTACGACTCGCTCGGCGCCGGCCTGGCCGCCGGAGACCTGGACAACGACGGCGACGTCGACCTGGTGCTGGCCAACCTGGACGGACCGACCGCCCTGCTGTGGAACGAAACCATGCCCGGCGGTGCGCCGCGGTTCCGGCGCACGGACCTGACCGGCGCCGAGGACAGCAAGCCCACCAGCGCCATCGTGGCGGTCGATACCGACGGCGACGGCTGGCTCGACCTGGCCGTGACCCACACCAACCGCCCGCCCGCCCTGTGGCGCAACACGCCGGCGGATGACGGCTCCGGCGGTGCCGCCGGCAGCGGGCGCCGGTTCGTGCGCGACCCCGACTTCGGCGCCGGCTACTTCGCGCACGTGATGGACTGGAGCGACCTGGACGGCGACGGCGACCTGGACATCGTCACCGCCACCTACGACTACCTGCTGGCCAAGGAATTCGACGGCTTCATCCCGGGCGGCGGCGTGGCCTACTACGAGAACCGCAACCCCGGACTGCTGCCGGCGCTGCTGGTCTCGGGCGCCGACGCGCTGGCGGTGCTGGTGACCGACCTGGACGGTGACGGCGTGCGCGAGATCGTGATCGGCAACGACTACGCGCGCCCCGACTACGTGTTCACCCGCGACCCCGCGGCGCCGATGGGCTGGGCGCAGGTGGAGCCGTTCGCCGCCACGCCCACCAACACGATGAGCTACGACGCCGGCGACGTGGACAACGACGGCCGCTTCGAGCTGTTCGCCGCCGACATGAAGCCGTACCGCGACGACGCCGAGACGCACGATGCATGGGGCGACCTGGGCACCGCCAGTCCGCCGGACGAGGTGCAGGTGAACGCCAACGTGCTGCTGGCGGCCGGCGCCGACGGCGGCTACCGGGACCGGGCGGAAGCGGCCGGGGTGGATGCCACCGGCTGGAGCTGGTCGGCCAAGTTCGGCGACCTGGACGGCGACGGCTTCCTGGACCTGTACGTCGTCAACGGCGTGATCACCGTGGAGGTGTTCGGCCACCTGCCGGGCGACGAGCTGGTGGAGGAGAACCAGGCGCTGCGCGGGGCCGGCGACGGCACCTTCGTGACGGTGCCGGAGTGGGGCCTGGACAGCACGCGCAGCGGGCGCGGCATGAGCATGGCGGACCTGGACGGCGACGGCGACCTGGACATCGTGGTGAGCAACCTGCGCGCCGCGTCGCAGGTGTTCGAGAACCGCCTGTGCGAGGGCGGCGGCCACCTGCTGGTCGACCTGCGCCGGCCCGGCACCGCCAATACCCACGCGCTCGGCGCCGGGGTGGTGCTGACCACCGCGGCGGGGGTAGAGATACGGCGCGAGGTGCGCGCGCAGAGCGGCTACCTGTCGGGAGACACCAGCCGGCTGCACTTCGGCATCCCCGCCGGCGACGCCCCCGCGGCGCTGGCGATCACTTGGCCGGACGGCGAGCGCTCGGTGGTGCGCGACCTCGCGCCGGCGACGCGGGTGACCGTGACGCGCCGGTGA